DNA from Pelagibacterium nitratireducens:
GAACGCGCCGAGCGTGACTTCAATGAATCCATCCGCTCGGGCGCCCAGTACCTGTCCAATTACCGCATCGTGACCCCCGAGGGCGAAACGCGCCACATCAGGGCGATCGGCTCGGTCTATCAGGATCAGGGAACCTCTCCACGCATCGTGGGGGTCAATTGGGACGCAACGCCCGACGCCAAATTGTCAGAGGCGCTGCTGCGGGCCAAGACGCAGGCCGAGGCGAAAAATTTCGAGCTGGAGACCGCCAAGGCGCGCATCGAGCACAACGCCATGCACGACCCGCTGACCGGGCTGCCCAACCGGCGCTATCTCGACGAAATTCTCGACATGCACACCAAGCGCAGCGCGCACGATGGCGGCTATGTCTCGATCCAGCATATCGATCTGGATCGCTTCAAGCAGATCAACGATACGCTGGGCCATGCCGCGGGCGACGCCATGCTGATCCATGCGGCCGAAGTGCTCAGGGGTTCGGTGCGGCCATCGGACTTCGTGGCGCGGATCGGGGGCGATGAATTCGTGATCCTGTGCATCGGGGAGAAATCGGATGCCGAATTGCGCGCCATGGCCGAGCGGATCATCGCCGCCATGCGCAAGCCGGTCTCCTACCAGGGCCATGAATGCCGGTTCGGCGTTTCGATCGGCATTGCGGGCGGCGATGTTTCGACAACGCCGGCCAAGCAGGTGCTGGTCAATGCCGATATCGCGCTTTATCGTGCCAAGGAGCGTGGCCGGAACCGGGCCGAATTTTTCTCGGAAGAATTGCAGGCCGAAATCATCACCGCCAAGCGTGTGGCCGACGATATCCTGTCGGGGCTGGAGAACAACGAATTCGTCGCGTTCTACCAGCCTCAGGTGGACGCAAAGACCCTCGACATCGTTGGCATGGAAGCGCTGGCGCGCTGGAACCATCCCATAAGGGGCATGCTGACGCCCGATGCGTTCATGGCGATTGCCGAGGACCTCAACGTGGTTGCGGCCATCGACAAGCTGATCCTCGAGCAGGCGCTGGCCCAGCACAGGAAATGGAAGGCGGCAGGGCTAAGCGTGCCGCGGGTTTCGGTCAATGTTTCGGCGCGGCGGCTCAATGACGAGGGGCTGATCGATACGCTCAAGGCGCTGGAGATCGAACCGGGCACGGTGTCGTTCGAATTGATCGAATCGATCTATCTCGACGAGCGCGACACGCTGGTCTCGTTCAATATCGACCAGATCAGGGATCTGGGCATCGACATCGAGATCGACGATTTCGGCACAGGATACGCTTCGATCGTCTCGCTTCTGCAATTGCGCCCGACGCGGCTCAAGATCGACCGGCAGCTCGTGATGCCGATCACCAGTTCGGCAGGTCAGCGCCGGCTGGTCGGCTCGATCATCGAAATCGGCACGTCGCTGGGAATCGAGGCGATTGCCGAGGGTGTGGAGAGCTTCGAGCACGCCACAATTCTCGCCGATATGGGCTGTTCGGCGCTGCAGGGCTATGCCATTGCCCGACCCATGGATGGGGACGCGATAACCCAGTTCGTCGCCAGCCAGAGCTGGCGCAAGGCGAGCTAGGGTGCGGGGGTTCAGGTGATGGCCGGCTGCAAGCGGCACTTTCCTGCGCTCCGGTGCTCACGTACTGGAAGTACGCTCCGTTCCGGTGCTCGAAAAGCGTCGCTTTCGCTCAGCCCTGACCTGTCCCCCGCACCCTAGCCCCTAGCTTTTCGGCTTGGCGCGGTTGGTTGGTTGGGCGGCGAGGGGATTGTCGGGCCAGTAGTGGCGGGGGTAGCGGCCTTTCAGATCCTTTGCGACATCGGACCAGGAGCCACGCCAGAAGCCGGGAAGGTCGCGCGTGGTCTGGATGGGGCGATGGGCAGGGGAAAGCAGCGAGAGCAGCAGCGGCACCTTGCCATTGGCGATGGCGGGGTGGGTATCGAGGCCGAACAATTCCTGGACGCGCACGGCGAGGACCGGCCCGTTTTCCGCTGCATAGTCGATGGGGATATTGCTGCCCGAGGGAACGGGGAAATGGGAAGGCAAAAGCGTTTCCATCTGCGCACGCCTGTCCCAGGGCAAGAGATCGAACAGGGCGGCAGAGAGGTGGTCGGGGGTGATGGCGTCGAGGCGCGACAGGCCGGCGATGTGGGGGACGAGCCAGGCGGCA
Protein-coding regions in this window:
- a CDS encoding bifunctional diguanylate cyclase/phosphodiesterase; its protein translation is MAVVVIAVAAGFADYQNREIHAQSQRAAVLDKLGLVRAQLEGNVYSNLQLIHGLVGVIATEPYMGQARFSALSAYLFNQSSQIINIAGAPDFVVRMVYPLSGNEAALGLNYRDNAEQRDAAMQARDSREIVLAGPVHLVQGGRGFIGRYPVYYRNGTGEERFWGIVSAVIDADRLYQESGLDAMEADLSIAISGRDGHADNGAVFYGDAAVLDSDPVRAEVLLPSGNWIISAIPNGGWSVNPPNTVVLRVGMGLAAALILVPLVLLGRLNEERRRRMIEQRRRESELSRLSRRLELALATSQVGVWEMNIATGHLSWDDRMNELYAHPCDGGERDYTHWRDRLHPDDLERAERDFNESIRSGAQYLSNYRIVTPEGETRHIRAIGSVYQDQGTSPRIVGVNWDATPDAKLSEALLRAKTQAEAKNFELETAKARIEHNAMHDPLTGLPNRRYLDEILDMHTKRSAHDGGYVSIQHIDLDRFKQINDTLGHAAGDAMLIHAAEVLRGSVRPSDFVARIGGDEFVILCIGEKSDAELRAMAERIIAAMRKPVSYQGHECRFGVSIGIAGGDVSTTPAKQVLVNADIALYRAKERGRNRAEFFSEELQAEIITAKRVADDILSGLENNEFVAFYQPQVDAKTLDIVGMEALARWNHPIRGMLTPDAFMAIAEDLNVVAAIDKLILEQALAQHRKWKAAGLSVPRVSVNVSARRLNDEGLIDTLKALEIEPGTVSFELIESIYLDERDTLVSFNIDQIRDLGIDIEIDDFGTGYASIVSLLQLRPTRLKIDRQLVMPITSSAGQRRLVGSIIEIGTSLGIEAIAEGVESFEHATILADMGCSALQGYAIARPMDGDAITQFVASQSWRKAS